A window from Bdellovibrionales bacterium encodes these proteins:
- a CDS encoding outer membrane beta-barrel protein: MNKFIVTSVVFASSLTVFAAPKSSTKVKAPAAEEQASIRAEAVKETESLDTKAYKKTIQASEAQQANVSTFLKLQDPAPELRNRPWLWTFAFKLQSMQPLGTGTVASYNFDLDSYGTGVMPSLEFGFLVNTVEGSKATWASGLSAHAGYMSQKTDLVAPNGYNFKDSRLTTTLVSAVWNNRIKTGFAPKVAFLFNPEIGFVNYTQTNNSSTLANFSQQNNFWGVGVGAEYSFTPKWALLAQYSYRDAEAKKAETSNLQKNNVEIGTQVTW, from the coding sequence ATGAATAAATTTATCGTAACATCAGTTGTATTTGCATCATCATTGACGGTATTTGCTGCTCCGAAGTCTTCCACCAAAGTAAAAGCTCCCGCAGCAGAAGAGCAAGCTTCTATTCGCGCGGAAGCAGTTAAAGAAACTGAGTCTCTCGATACGAAAGCTTATAAGAAGACCATCCAAGCTTCGGAAGCTCAACAAGCCAATGTTTCTACATTCTTGAAGTTGCAAGATCCGGCTCCAGAACTCCGTAACCGTCCTTGGCTTTGGACTTTCGCATTCAAATTGCAGAGCATGCAGCCCCTCGGCACCGGCACTGTCGCTAGCTACAACTTCGACTTGGACAGCTACGGCACAGGCGTCATGCCTTCTTTGGAATTTGGATTTCTTGTAAACACTGTGGAAGGCTCGAAAGCGACTTGGGCTTCCGGCTTGTCTGCTCACGCAGGTTATATGTCTCAGAAGACAGACCTCGTGGCTCCAAATGGTTACAATTTCAAGGATAGCCGTTTGACGACGACTCTAGTCAGCGCTGTTTGGAACAATCGCATTAAAACTGGTTTTGCTCCCAAAGTTGCTTTCTTGTTCAATCCAGAAATTGGTTTCGTGAACTATACTCAGACAAATAATAGCTCGACTCTTGCTAACTTTTCCCAGCAAAATAACTTCTGGGGGGTTGGCGTTGGAGCAGAATACTCATTTACTCCAAAGTGGGCTCTTTTGGCCCAGTATAGCTACCGCGATGCTGAAGCCAAGAAAGCCGAGACCTCAAATCTTCAAAAGAATAACGTAGAAATCGGAACACAGGTCACATGGTAA
- a CDS encoding PilZ domain-containing protein: MNQNLARYHARSPRYILNTEDDSLIRVAGPRQIPWEEGTEIKNVSLTGLAFTAPEDLCPVLGEIIKIQFQAPGGKQMASYAIVTRLDPMADTAKILVGLHFYKMEMGHRVVLAQGLARKLKDISDREKIMQMQEGTRFSFVDSFPQLMLMANYFVLWVLLMQVLSHENWLQTFKMWLGL, encoded by the coding sequence ATGAATCAGAATCTTGCCCGCTACCACGCTCGCTCACCAAGATATATCCTCAACACCGAGGATGATTCGCTCATTCGAGTCGCCGGCCCTCGCCAAATTCCTTGGGAAGAAGGCACTGAAATCAAAAATGTTTCTCTGACCGGGTTGGCGTTCACAGCACCTGAAGATCTCTGCCCGGTTCTCGGCGAGATCATCAAAATTCAATTCCAGGCCCCAGGCGGAAAACAGATGGCGAGCTATGCTATCGTCACTCGCTTGGATCCAATGGCAGACACCGCGAAAATTTTAGTCGGTCTGCATTTCTATAAAATGGAGATGGGGCACCGCGTGGTTCTGGCACAGGGACTTGCACGAAAACTCAAGGACATCTCAGACCGTGAGAAGATCATGCAAATGCAAGAGGGCACTCGCTTTTCTTTTGTGGACTCCTTTCCACAACTCATGCTGATGGCAAATTATTTCGTGCTCTGGGTGCTTTTAATGCAAGTTCTTTCGCATGAAAACTGGCTGCAAACTTTCAAGATGTGGCTCGGTCTTTAA
- a CDS encoding TolC family protein: protein MVKTLFLSLLLGSQAALALPTDLSCKQGISLSQKDVAELVLKQGRRTQEVNLQYQQLRLSVAQSLVPFQWDLVASSGLLFDKSVGLTTTAYDKTESLVSDVKLSKSFITGTDLSFEYKRTSFKGDVNANGTANTRSVGTQDLLGLNITQDLWANFFGIANRGDVDAAALSYKASTILRTNDLENLVLDTIRTFWTAYVSEQNFKEAMSSRDRSKKLTDAVKKKSGFGYANPGELAQAQADYEARVQDVKTASTNYLANLDTLNTLLSLPQNCEVKFVVSNAVPAVPQLPEKNQEDLRVIRSGKLAVEAAQRAYDSAKSKDAPTLQLVGKIYSYGVQDDGNGAYSDMVSGSHPQYYAGVQFEYPFGADILSETRLNKKYAKDLAEVRLSRVAQENADAQAQAQRQVQATYAAVLSTAEQKKYREKALSELNRSFNQGRTDISIYIDAMNKFSLAEIQYSRAIGDYQTALNEWAATRDELIPDAQEE, encoded by the coding sequence ATGGTAAAAACACTCTTTCTTTCTCTCTTGCTGGGCTCTCAAGCGGCGTTGGCGTTGCCAACCGACTTGAGTTGTAAGCAAGGCATCTCACTCTCGCAAAAAGACGTTGCGGAGTTGGTCTTGAAACAAGGTCGACGTACGCAAGAAGTTAACTTGCAATACCAACAGCTCCGTCTCTCTGTCGCTCAATCATTGGTGCCATTCCAATGGGATTTAGTGGCAAGCTCAGGCCTATTGTTTGATAAATCTGTCGGCCTCACGACAACGGCTTATGATAAAACCGAAAGCCTCGTATCAGATGTAAAGCTAAGCAAAAGCTTTATCACTGGTACGGACTTGAGCTTTGAATACAAAAGAACTTCGTTCAAAGGTGATGTGAATGCGAATGGCACTGCCAATACTCGCAGCGTCGGCACGCAAGACTTGCTGGGCCTGAACATCACTCAAGATCTCTGGGCGAACTTCTTTGGTATCGCCAATCGTGGTGACGTCGATGCAGCAGCATTGAGCTACAAGGCTTCGACGATTCTAAGAACCAATGATCTTGAGAACCTCGTTCTGGATACGATCCGTACTTTCTGGACAGCTTACGTGTCTGAACAGAACTTCAAAGAAGCGATGAGCTCCCGCGATCGTTCTAAAAAGCTCACGGACGCTGTGAAAAAGAAAAGCGGTTTCGGTTACGCGAACCCTGGTGAATTGGCTCAGGCTCAAGCGGACTATGAAGCGCGCGTCCAAGACGTCAAAACGGCTTCGACAAACTACTTGGCGAATCTTGATACTCTGAACACCCTTTTGAGCTTGCCACAAAACTGCGAAGTGAAATTTGTTGTTTCCAACGCGGTTCCAGCGGTGCCTCAATTGCCAGAGAAAAACCAAGAAGACCTCCGCGTGATTCGTTCGGGCAAGTTGGCGGTAGAAGCCGCTCAACGTGCTTACGACTCAGCAAAGTCTAAAGATGCTCCTACACTGCAATTGGTTGGTAAGATCTATAGTTATGGCGTGCAAGACGACGGTAACGGCGCATACAGCGACATGGTTTCTGGCTCTCACCCGCAATACTATGCCGGTGTTCAGTTTGAGTATCCATTTGGTGCAGATATCTTGAGCGAAACGCGCTTGAATAAGAAGTATGCGAAGGACCTTGCGGAAGTTCGTTTGTCTCGCGTGGCTCAGGAAAATGCCGATGCTCAAGCTCAGGCTCAGCGCCAAGTTCAGGCGACTTACGCGGCCGTGCTCAGCACAGCAGAGCAAAAAAAATATCGTGAAAAGGCATTGTCAGAGCTCAATCGCAGCTTCAACCAAGGTCGTACCGATATCAGCATCTACATCGATGCTATGAATAAGTTTTCACTTGCGGAAATTCAATACAGCCGGGCTATTGGCGACTACCAAACAGCCTTGAACGAATGGGCGGCGACTCGTGATGAACTCATCCCAGACGCGCAGGAAGAATAA